The following proteins are encoded in a genomic region of Sorangiineae bacterium MSr12523:
- a CDS encoding trypsin-like serine protease — protein MQRAHVLAAAFVAVASMACSADRNEDAHASSAEIVSGTDSSAAQDETVLLMRYQPSGVVVTIERCTGTLVAPNLVLTARHCVSETDDNAASCKANGVHEDFAVSGLYVFVGSASPGDLSKAATYEKAAAKGKKIYTDGGTNLCGHDVALLALDRSIPNAKIAPIRIDRGPAIGEAFTAVGWGMTENSNSGNSGTEPAVRKQRTGLTITGVGPAAASSSNPELTAADFMTGESICGGDSGGPALSDSTHAVIGVVSRGGNGTSAQPRGCIGANTTNVYTQTAPFRNLILQAFADVGETPWTENGADPRKAAFGQACQVPTDCQSGLCYQGACNLDCFSVACPAGYACTLEGSQKFCKVPVTSVADAGTNSGAAPQDLEIAGGSCAASPRPAPFASGASALFAFALLARRRRRAPFTSFTPFTNRAESQSR, from the coding sequence ATGCAACGAGCCCACGTCCTCGCGGCCGCGTTCGTCGCCGTCGCCTCGATGGCATGCAGTGCCGACCGAAATGAAGACGCGCACGCATCGTCCGCGGAGATCGTCTCGGGCACCGACTCGAGTGCGGCGCAGGACGAGACCGTTCTCCTCATGCGCTACCAGCCCTCCGGCGTGGTCGTCACGATCGAGCGGTGCACTGGCACCCTCGTTGCGCCCAACCTCGTGCTCACCGCGCGCCACTGCGTCTCGGAGACCGATGACAACGCCGCGTCGTGCAAGGCGAACGGCGTGCACGAGGACTTCGCGGTCAGCGGGTTGTACGTCTTCGTGGGGTCGGCCAGCCCTGGGGACCTGAGCAAGGCCGCGACGTACGAGAAGGCGGCCGCCAAAGGAAAGAAGATCTACACCGACGGCGGGACCAATCTCTGCGGGCACGATGTCGCGTTGCTCGCCCTCGATCGCTCCATCCCGAATGCGAAGATCGCCCCCATCCGCATCGATCGAGGGCCGGCCATCGGCGAAGCCTTCACCGCCGTGGGCTGGGGCATGACGGAGAACTCCAACTCCGGCAACAGCGGCACCGAGCCCGCCGTGCGCAAGCAACGCACGGGCCTCACCATCACGGGTGTGGGGCCCGCGGCGGCCTCCAGCTCGAACCCCGAGCTTACCGCCGCGGACTTCATGACCGGCGAATCCATTTGCGGCGGCGACAGCGGCGGCCCGGCGCTCAGCGATAGCACCCACGCGGTCATCGGCGTCGTCTCGCGCGGAGGCAACGGCACCTCGGCCCAGCCGCGCGGCTGCATCGGCGCCAACACGACCAACGTCTACACCCAGACGGCACCGTTCAGGAACCTCATCCTCCAGGCCTTCGCCGACGTCGGCGAGACCCCATGGACCGAGAACGGCGCCGATCCGCGAAAGGCCGCTTTCGGTCAGGCCTGCCAAGTCCCGACCGACTGCCAATCGGGCCTGTGTTACCAGGGCGCGTGCAACCTCGATTGCTTCTCCGTGGCATGTCCCGCGGGCTACGCATGCACCCTCGAGGGCAGTCAGAAATTCTGCAAGGTGCCCGTCACCAGTGTTGCCGACGCCGGCACCAACTCGGGCGCCGCGCCCCAGGACCTGGAGATCGCAGGCGGAAGCTGCGCGGCCTCACCGCGGCCTGCGCCCTTTGCATCCGGCGCCTCCGCGTTATTCGCCTTCGCGCTTTTGGCGCGCCGCCGTCGCCGCGCCCCATTCACCTCATTCACCCCATTCACAAATCGAGCTGAATCCCAATCTCGATGA